From a single Pseudophryne corroboree isolate aPseCor3 chromosome 6, aPseCor3.hap2, whole genome shotgun sequence genomic region:
- the LOC134934051 gene encoding olfactory receptor 6F1-like: protein MKGLRIVVYVLGAESLNIDDISMPEEGLDHIIHAQNISHVFLLGFPNLHNLDSFLFLFLLLIYCVTICGNVIIIILVSVSKNLHSPMYFFITQVSVLDILMTTDVLPNLLHIVLHDGGSMSPGACLLQFYVFANCETSEFLILAVMSYDRYLAICNPLRYNAIINKEFCAKSVILSWLLSFLLLLVNEIDIYKLGFCGPMVIDHFFCDFPPILELSCTDTSLIQIHATLFGIIVVICPFTIITVSYVYIITTILSIRSISGRQKAFSTCSSHLTVVCIFFGTIFLVYMVPSKGQLLEASKALSLLYTVVVPLLNPFIYSLRNKDFKRAFERLKYNII, encoded by the exons ATGAAAGGTCTACGGATAGTGGTATATGTATTAGGAGCAGAGTCCTTGAATATAGATGACATTAGCATGCCGGAGGAAG GTCTTGATCACATTATACATGCGCAGAATATATCACACGTCTTTCTCCTGGGATTTCCAAATCTTCACAaccttgacagttttttgtttctgTTCCTGCTCCTCATTTACTGTGTAACTATATGCGGTAATGTTATCATCATTATATTAGTTTCAGTTAGCAAAAATCTCCACTCTCCCATGTATTTCTTCATCACACAAGTGTCTGTACTGGACATTCTAATGACCACAGACGTTCTCCCTAACTTGCTTCACATTGTCCTGCATGATGGTGGCTCCATGTCACCCGGGGCCTGTTTATTACAGTTCTATGTGTTTGCCAACTGTGAGACATCAGAATTTCTCATCCTAGCTGTAATGTCATATGACCGATATCTGGCTATCTGTAACCCACTGCGATATAACGCTATAATCAACAAAGAGTTTTGTGCAAAATCTGTCATTTTATCGTGGTTATTAAGTTTCTTGTTGTTGTTGGTGAATGAAATAGATATTTATAAATTAGGCTTCTGTGGACCAATGGTTATTGACCATTTCTTCTGTGATTTCCCTCCTATTCTAGAGCTTTCTTGCACAGATACATCACTTATTCAAATTCATGCAACTTTATTTGGCATTATTGTTGTCATCTGTCCATTCACCATTATAACGGTTTCTTATGTGTATATTATCACCACCATCCTAAGCATCCGCTCCATCAGCGGGAgacagaaagccttctccacctgcagctCCCACCTGACTGTTGTGTGTATATTTTTCGGGACTATCTTTTTGGTGTATATGGTTCCATCAAAAGGACAATTATTGGAGGCCAGCAAggcattatcactgctttatactgTTGTGGTACCATTGCTTAATCCATTCATATACAGCCTGAGGAATAAAGACTTCAAGAGAGCTTTTGAAAGACTGAAATATAATATAATTTAG